The proteins below come from a single Roseiflexus sp. RS-1 genomic window:
- a CDS encoding CobW family GTP-binding protein, whose protein sequence is MSIEAPLRPVPVTILTGFLGAGKTTLLNRILHADHGLRVAVLVNDFGSINIDTQLVVGVEGETISLANGCICCSIRGDLLKTALLLLDREEPPEYLIIEASGVSDPWAVAETFDLPELRPFFHLDSVITVVDVEYVRKQQYYEDLIIHQISAADVVVLSKVDLVSAEQRADVEQWVRQIVPRARILPAIHGDVPMSLLLGVGRYKLDVQPPVVSRLHAHDHDHEHGPHCDHDHDHDHEHHHDHTTEFSSWSYVNHRPFALKKLRTVLQDLPETIFRAKGIIYLAETPGRRAILQIVGVRITVSVGEPWGDTPPGTQMVFLGIPGGLNGDALQKAFDSCLTDVPAQEQVVGQQSWFRRVFGGA, encoded by the coding sequence ATGTCTATAGAAGCGCCGCTCCGCCCTGTGCCGGTCACTATTCTGACCGGTTTCCTCGGCGCCGGTAAAACAACGCTGCTCAACCGGATACTCCATGCCGACCACGGATTGAGAGTTGCTGTGCTGGTAAACGATTTCGGCAGCATCAACATCGATACGCAACTCGTTGTCGGCGTCGAGGGCGAGACGATCTCGCTCGCCAACGGGTGCATCTGCTGTTCGATCCGCGGCGACCTGCTCAAAACGGCGCTGCTCCTGCTCGACCGCGAGGAACCGCCGGAGTATCTGATCATCGAGGCAAGCGGCGTGAGCGACCCGTGGGCGGTGGCGGAAACGTTCGACCTTCCCGAACTGCGCCCTTTCTTCCATCTTGATTCGGTCATCACCGTCGTCGACGTGGAATATGTTCGCAAGCAACAGTACTACGAGGACCTGATCATCCATCAGATCAGCGCAGCCGACGTGGTTGTATTGAGCAAAGTCGATCTGGTGAGCGCGGAGCAGCGCGCCGACGTGGAGCAGTGGGTGCGCCAGATCGTGCCCCGCGCCCGTATTCTCCCCGCCATCCACGGCGATGTGCCGATGAGCCTGCTGCTGGGCGTCGGGCGCTACAAACTGGACGTTCAACCGCCGGTCGTGTCCCGCCTCCATGCCCACGACCACGACCACGAGCACGGTCCGCACTGCGACCACGACCACGACCACGACCACGAGCACCACCACGACCATACAACTGAGTTCAGCTCGTGGAGTTATGTCAATCATCGCCCATTTGCGCTGAAAAAGTTGCGTACCGTTCTGCAAGACCTGCCCGAAACCATCTTTCGCGCCAAGGGGATCATCTATCTTGCAGAAACACCGGGCCGCCGCGCCATTCTCCAGATCGTCGGCGTGCGGATTACGGTCTCGGTTGGAGAACCGTGGGGCGACACGCCTCCCGGCACGCAGATGGTCTTTCTCGGAATACCCGGCGGATTGAACGGCGATGCGCTTCAGAAGGCCTTCGACTCCTGTCTGACCGACGTGCCGGCACAGGAGCAGGTAGTGGGGCAACAATCGTGGTTCCGCCGCGTGTTCGGCGGAGCGTGA
- a CDS encoding FmdB family zinc ribbon protein gives MPLYTYTCPECEIEIEELRPAARADDPVECPVCHGLCTRDISSFSFRSRSSPTPVYASPQQVARALHGPGCPCCTPRRRS, from the coding sequence ATGCCACTCTACACCTACACCTGCCCGGAGTGCGAGATCGAGATCGAAGAGTTGCGACCTGCCGCACGCGCCGACGACCCGGTCGAGTGTCCTGTCTGTCACGGGTTGTGCACCCGTGACATCAGTTCATTCAGTTTCCGCTCACGCAGCTCGCCGACGCCGGTGTACGCCAGCCCGCAACAGGTCGCCCGTGCGCTCCATGGTCCGGGATGCCCATGCTGCACTCCGCGTCGCCGGTCGTAA